One genomic region from Candida albicans SC5314 chromosome 6, complete sequence encodes:
- the CAN3 gene encoding Can3p (Predicted amino acid transmembrane transporter; transcript regulated by white-opaque switch; Hap43-repressed gene): MVLLKEKPRTIGTDSDNSIYKDIEQSITPPSDKNEIFIDQINNDRITEYDSHGEVKRDLKARHVAMIGIGSTIGTGLFISTGHLLSQTGPVMSLISFLFVTTICFSVTQSLGEMATYIPVSGSFVQFITRWVSKSCGAANGWLYGWSWAITFGLELSIVGQVIQFWTDAIPLAAWISIFFVLLTALNLFPVKFYGEIEFWMASIKLTAVIGWIIYAFCMVCGAGKTGPVGFRYWRNGYAWGDGMIVSNNGKYAIAFINGLINAVFTFQGTELVAITAGEASPKALKSAIRKVMFRILVFYVLCMLFIGLLVPYNDPKLTEDGGFTRNSPFLIAMENSGTKVLPHIFNAVIVTTIISAGNSTVYAGSRIFYGLAESGVAPKIFLSTTKAGVPYVAVLFTAAFGALGYLVVSNDGTVVFNWLLNIAATAGLVAWGFISVSHIRFMQVLKQRGISRDTLPFKAFFMPYSAYYAAIVVFTVALIQGFTVFWDFNATDFFTAYVSLIVFVVWWIMFHFFFFGFGKQAWKWSNVLIPLEECDIDTGVRDINDIEFDVPPPKNLWQKFWLIIA, from the exons ATGGTTTTACTTAAAGAAAAACCTCGAACTATAGGGACAGATTCAgataattcaatatataaagatattgaaCAATCAATAACACCACCATCAGATAAGAATGAGATTTTTattgatcaaatcaataatgaCCGTATAACTGAATATGATTCCCATGGAGAAGTGAAAAGAGATTTGAAAGCAAGACATGTGGCAATGATAGGTATTGGTAG TACCATTGGAACAGGATTATTTATAAGTACCGGTCATTTACTTTCACAAA CTGGCCCGGTAATGTCcttgatttcatttttatttgtcaCAACAATTTGTTTCTCTGTCACCCAATCTCTTGGTGAGATGGCTACATATATCCCTGTATCTGGATCCtttgttcaatttataACACGTTGGGTGTCCAAGAGTTGCGGTGCCGCCAATGGTTGGTTATATGGTTGGTCATGGGCCATCACATTTGGGTTGGAACTATCGATCGTTGGTCAAGTCATACAATTTTGGACAGATGCCATCCCACTAGCGGCATGGATCTCAATattctttgttttattgACTGCGCTCAATTTATTCCCCGTGAAGTTTTAtggagaaattgaattttggaTGGCATCGATAAAATTGACTGCGGTGATAGGCTGGATCATTTATGCGTTTTGTATGGTATGTGGGGCTGGTAAAACTGGTCCTGTGGGGTTCCGTTATTGGCGAAATGGGTATGCATGGGGTGATGGAATGATAGTTCTGAATAACGGAAAGTATGCTATTGCTTTCATCAATGGTCTTATCAATGCTGTTTTCACCTTCCAAGGTACTGAATTGGTTGCTATCACTGCTGGTGAAGCCTCACCAAAAGCCCTCAAAAGTGCCATTCGTAAAGTCATGTTCAGAATTTTGGTGTTTTATGTCTTGTGTATGCTTTTCATTGGTCTTTTGGTTCCCTATAATGACCCCAAATTAACTGAAGATGGCGGCTTTACAAGAAACTCTCCATTCCTTATTGCTATGGAAAATTCCGGTACGAAAGTTTTACCACACATTTTCAATGCCGTCATTGTCACAACCATTATCTCAGCTGGTAATTCTACCGTTTATGCGGgatcaagaattttttaTGGATTGGCTGAATCAGGAGTAGCACCAAAGATTTTCCTTAGCACTACTAAAGCTGGTGTTCCTTATGTTGCAGTATTATTTACTGCTGCATTTGGTGCATTGGGGTATCTAGTGGTTTCCAATGATGGCACGgttgttttcaattggCTTTTAAATATTGCTGCCACAGCGGGGTTGGTTGCTTGGGGGTTCATTTCTGTTAGTCATATCCGATTTATGCAAGTTCTCAAACAACGAGGTATCAGTAGAGATACTCTACCTTTCAAAGCTTTCTTTATGCCCTATAGTGCCTATTATGCTGCTATAGTTGTGTTTACAGTAGCATTAATTCAAGGTTTTACTGTGTTTTGGGATTTCAATGCCACCGATTTCTTTACTGCTTATGTATCATTAATTgtctttgttgtttggtGGATtatgtttcattttttctttttcggGTTTGGCAAACAAGCATGGAAATGGAGTAATGTGTTGATACCTTTGGAGGAATGTGATATTGATACTGGAGTTAGAGATATTAATGATATCGAATTTGATGTGCCACCACCGAAAAATCTTTGGCAGAAGTTTTGGTTAATCATTGCCTAA
- the SUN41 gene encoding putative glucosidase (Cell wall glycosidase; role in biofilm formation and cell separation; possibly secreted; hypoxia, hyphal induced; caspofungin repressed; Efg1, Cph1 regulated; O-glycosylated, possible Kex2 substrate; 5'-UTR intron; Spider biofilm induced), translating into MRFSQATVLAFAALSLAAPAFEADNKNIKREDCDKTSFHGHHKHKRAVAYDYAYVTVTVDGNGNPITTVSPVLSIETIAKSEETSSTSTSISSTTTIVQNDSLTSDEPKTLSLPSGTIKPSSFATESQSQSQSSSTGGSGSGSTNGIEGDLAAFEDPTEEFEDGVLSCSDFPSGQGVIPLDHLGFGGWSGIENSDGSTGGNCKEGSYCSYACQSGMSKTQWPEDQPSNGVSIGGLLCKNGKLYKSSTRSNYLCEWGVKKANVVNKLSETVAICRTDYPGTENMVIPTVVGGGSTSVITVVDQSTYYTWRGGATSAQYYVNNAGVSWEDGCVWGTPGSGVGNWAPLNFGAGYANGIAYLSLIPNPNNRDSLNFKVKIVGESGSTVSGSCSYANGKFNGNSDDGCTVGVTSGEADFVLYN; encoded by the coding sequence ATGAGATTTTCACAAGCTACTGTTTTAGCCTTTGCAGCTTTATCGTTAGCTGCTCCAGCTTTTGAAGCTGACAATAAAAACATCAAAAGAGAAGATTGTGACAAAACTTCTTTTCATGGTCACCACAAACATAAGAGAGCTGTTGCTTACGACTACGCTTATGTTACCGTTACTGTTGATGGGAACGGTAATCCTATCACTACTGTCAGTCCAGTTCTTTctattgaaacaattgcTAAATCCGAAGAAACTTCATCTacttcaacttcaatttcttcaactaCCACCATCGTTCAAAATGATTCATTGACTTCTGATGAACCAAAAACCCTTTCCCTTCCATCTGGTACTATTAAACCATCCTCATTTGCCACCGAATCTCAATCTCAATCTCAATCATCTTCAACTGGTGGTTCTGGTTCTGGTTCTACCAATGGTATTGAAGGTGATTTGGCAGCTTTTGAAGATCCAACTGAAGAATTCGAAGATGGTGTTTTATCTTGTAGTGATTTCCCTTCAGGTCAAGGTGTCATTCCTTTAGATCACTTAGGTTTTGGTGGTTGGTCCGGTATTGAAAATTCCGATGGTTCTACCGGTGGTAATTGTAAAGAAGGTTCTTACTGTTCTTATGCTTGCCAAAGTGGTATGTCCAAGACTCAATGGCCAGAAGATCAACCAAGTAACGGTGTTTCCATTGGTGGATTATTGTGTAAGAATGGTAAATTATACAAATCCAGTACCAGATCCAATTACTTATGTGAATGGGGTGTCAAGAAAGCTAATGTTGTCAACAAATTGAGTGAAACTGTTGCCATTTGTAGAACTGATTACCCAGGTACTGAAAATATGGTTATTCCAACCGTTGTTGGAGGTGGTAGTACTTCTGTCATTACCGTTGTTGATCAAAGTACTTATTACACTTGGAGAGGTGGTGCTACTTCTGCTCAATATTACGTCAACAATGCCGGTGTTTCTTGGGAAGATGGTTGTGTTTGGGGTACTCCAGGTTCCGGTGTTGGTAACTGGGCTCCATTGAATTTTGGTGCTGGTTATGCTAATGGTATTGCTTACTTGTCCTTGATTCCAAATCCAAACAACCGTGATTCATTGAATTTCAAAGTCAAAATTGTTGGTGAATCAGGCTCTACCGTTAGTGGATCATGTTCTTATGCAAACGGTAAATTCAACGGTAATAGTGATGACGGTTGTACCGTTGGTGTTACTTCTGGTGAAGCTGACTTTGTCTTGTATAATTAG